The Vigna angularis cultivar LongXiaoDou No.4 chromosome 6, ASM1680809v1, whole genome shotgun sequence genome contains the following window.
TGAAATTCAGTTTGGAGATGGGTTTGCATTCTTTTTGGCGGATCCTGGGCTTCCCCTTTTGAATAACATCACGGAAGGTGGTGGTCTTGGCCTTGTGGATGGTGACAGAGTGTTGAACTCGACGCAACACTCATTTGTGGCAGTGGAGTTTGACACCTTCCAAAATCCATGGGACCCCGAAGACCCTCATGTAGGTATGAATTTCAACTCTATGAAGTCCAATGTAACTGCATCATGGTTAGCTATTATGTCACAAGATGTGGTTTATAATTGTAGCATTGAGTACAATTCCACCACTTTTTGTTTAAGTGCTTCTTTCACTGGCTACGATTACAAAAAATATGGTCGAATACAAAATAGCCTTTCGTACCATGTTGATTTGAGAAAGCACTTACCAGAGAGGGTCATGGTTGGCTTCTCCGCAGCTGCGGGATATTATTTTGAGGATCATATTCTGAAGTCATGGTCATTTAGTTCAGGCTTAGAAATAGAAATTGGTGATACTTCCGGTGATGATAATAAAGCAGTTGAGTGGGTAGGAATTGGGATAGGTTTGGTGGTTTTCTTAGGATTGGCTTGTTTTCTGATGTGGAGAAGGATAAAAGGGAAGGAAAAAGTGTTGGAAATTGATCTAAAAATGGACGATGAGTTCCAAAAGGGAATAGGACCCAAGAGGTTTCCATACAATGAACTGGAAAGTGCAACGAGTAAATTTTCAGAGTCGGAGAAGCTTGGACAAGGAGGCTTCGGTGGCGTGTATAAAGGTTTTCTGAAGGATTTAAACTCCTACGTTGCCATCAAGAGGGTATCGAGAGAATCAAAGCAGGGGGGGTAAAGGAATATGCTACTGAAGTCAAGATCATTAGCCAGTTGAGGCACAAGAATCTGGTGCAACTCCTTGGTTGGTGCCATAGAGAAAAAGATCTCCTTCTTGTGTATGAATTCATGCCAAACGGAAGCTTAGATTTCCATTTATATAGGAACGGTTTTTTGACATGGCCAGTGAGGTATAACATAGCTCTAGGCTTGGCTTCAGCGTTGCTATACCTGCAAGAAGAGTGGGAACAATGTGTTCTTCACAGGGACATAAAATCAAGCAACATAATGTTGGATTCAAGCTTCAACGCTAAGCATGGTGATTTTGGTTTGGCTAGGTTGGTGGATCATGAAAAGGGGTCGCAAACAACGTTAATAGCTGGAACAAGGGGATACATTGCACCAGAATATGTGACTACAGGAAAAGCTTATAAGGAATCTGACATATACAGTTTTGGTGTTGTGTTATTGGAGATAGCTAGTGGAAGAAAAGCCATTGATCTAAAGGCACAGGAGGGGAAGGTATCAATAGTAGAGTGGGTTTGGGAGATGTATGAATTGGGAGAGATATTGAAAGTTGCAGACCCAAAACTGTGTGGAGcgtttgatgatgaacagatgAAAAGGTTAGTGGGTATAGGTCTTTGGTGTGCTCATCCAAATTACAGATTCAGGCCTTCTGCCATGCAAGTCATTCAAATGCTTAAATTTGAAGCTGAATTGCCAACTCTGCCAGAGTGGCTACCTGTTCATAATTTCTATCCTTCAAcagtaaaagtaaatttttcatCGTCTTCAAACACTGTAACTGTCCAGGAAATTTTGTAGAAGAAACTATTCAGATGGAAGTTGCTCGCCATTTTACTTTGGAAAAACTTAAAtgtttttgtcaatttttttactgAACGTTCTAACACCAATAgtataatagtttttattttaaaatacaaaataatattttcaattagtTTGCTTTAAAAgccaaaatattttatgttataacTTAGCTTTACAGGTTATGGATTCTTCCTATCTCGATCGTTTCCGTCAGGTGTGAGTCACCTAAATGGACCTTAGAAAGATAAAAAcacttttctataattaaattattcttttcgttttatgaaaaaatatttaatatttatattttttaatttcattattttatttaagttttattaaatatcatatgtttgaataaataaaaagacgCATATTATGAAAatgctaaaaataaattacatgtttatttaaatatgacaTAAGGCGAGCGTcgttaataaaatgaaaaatgtgaatatatatatatatatatatatatatatatatactttattaattataattttaaacattttaatgaTTTAGTTTAGAGTTCAGTCTTGCTTAGTTTATTTCTTTtgtgttaatattaattaataaaatctgAATGTGAAAAGAATCCTGGGTTTTGaccaaattgtttttaattaattcgaTTGCTTATAAAAGTAATCGTTTGAAAATCACATGGGTCATTTATTTTACATCTTCATCCCCTCCGATCCTCACATTCGTGGATCCCTTACTCAACACACCACAGGTGACTCTCTTATTGACTCTTCTTCGCGAACTATTACAATTTACAAAACTATTTTGGAATTTTTTACAAAAGCTATTTCGTAATTTTCCGTCATTTCAGTTTAGGATATGGATTTGTTTACTACCATTGTTGAATTGAAGAAAAGGTTTAATATGTTCGTCTGTTGATGTATCGTTAGATGATtgagttaatttaattaatgaattaggTAATTCGTTGCCTTCTTATATCCGTTATTGTCAACTCAGCCTGTGAGTTTTGGTCTTAACACTTGCAAGCATGAAATAATTATGTCAAATACAGTTTTCGTGATTGAATATCGATGACTAGGGATTTTTCTTGCTACTACAAGCATATCAATTCATGGACATTTTTCCATTTCTATGGCATGTGGCATTCTCTATCTATCCCTGACATCTCTGATTTGTTAGAAGTTACATGAGGATAATACTATTTCTTTTATCGGCACATGAGGATAATAATAACCTGTAAATTCTTGCTGAACATTCCTATGTTTTAGTTTCATGAAAAGTAAACTGATAGTTAATTGCGTTATGGTGGAGTAGAAAAAATGAGTTCCAAAGGTGTTGATGAGCAGTGCCTGGGATGGGCGGCAAGAGATGCATCCGGAGTTCTATCACCTTACAAATTCAGTCGCAGGTATCTTCCTCTTAGATACCCCTTTATACAATGGGCTGCTGGAGTTTATGTTTTCTGTAAAtggtcattttttttttcatggcaACCCTATTTCCAAAAGTAACTAGTTGCGGTTCCATGTTGGATGCCACATACTGATGTCAATTTGGTCATGTATGTatttttgttatcatttttgtcttatctTGAGATAAAAGTCGACTTTCTGACCTTTTTCTTATGATAATATGATTGTTAAGGAATCTTGGGAACGAAGATGTTCATATTAAAATTACACACTGTGGTGTTTGCTACGCTGATGTAATTTGGACAAGGAATAAACATGGTGACTCAAAGTATCCTGTTGTGCCTGGGTATGCACGCTTTTTTTTTTCGTGTGTATGGATGAGTCGTTGAGAATCCAATGTACTTTATCTAATCtgcttatgtttttttttttcgtatcAGTCATGAAATTGCTGGGATTGTGACAAAGGTTGGCCCTAATGTCCACCGTTTCAATGTTGGTGACCATGTTGGAGTGGGGACTTATGTCAACTCGTGTAGGGATTGTGAGTATTGTAACGAAAAACAAGAAGTTCTTTGTACCAAGGGATCGGTCTTCACTTTTAATGGTGTTGATTTTGATGGTACAATAACAAAAGGAGGATACTCAAGTTATATAGTAGTCCATGAGAGGTAAACTTAACAGATGGCTAGATCCTAATTGTGAGTTTTACAATGTCTTCTGCTCTGAATTTTATCATAAGCTCTGAATGTATGCTTGATTTTATACTTACTACAGATATAGTTCTGGTTCATGTCATATTTAGTGTTGCTTCTGCAGGTACTGCTTCACGATACCAAAAGGCTATCCATTGGCTTCAGCAGCTCCTTTGCTTTGTGCTGGAGTTACTGTTTATTCTCCGATGGTGCGCCACAAGATGAATCAACCTGGAAAATCTCTTGGGGTGATTGGTCTTGGTGGCCTTGGTCATATGGCAGTGAAATTCGGAAAGGCATTCGGTTTGAGTGTAACAGTTTTTAGCACTAGTTTGTCCAAGAAAGAAGAGGCACTGACCTTGCTTGGTGCAGACAAATTCGTTGTTTCATCTAATCAAGAGGAAATGAAGGTAAGCGTAACATGAAGCATCTACTCATAACATTTTCATCAGATCATGAACAAAACACCGATATTGACAGACCCTCGTACTTCTTTGTCGTCAAAATTGGTGGTGATTCCTATATAGGCGTTGGCTAAATCGCTGGACTTTATAATCGACACAGCATCTGGTGATCACCCATTTGATCCTTACATGTCACTTTTGAAGCCATATGGTGTTTTTGTCCTAGTTGGTTTCCCTAGTGAAATCAAATTCAGCCCTGCAAGCCTTAATATAGGTATGTTTGTTTTGAGTTATAGTTTGTAGGAATTATCAGTTATTCAATTCGGGGAATTCAATTTATTGATGCAGTGGAACTGCATATAAATATGCATCTTCTGTTTGACAGGATCAAAGACTTTCGCCGGAAGCGTTACAGGTGGTACAAAAGATACACAAGAGATGATTGACTTCTGTGCTGCAAACGATATTCACCCAAGGATAGAGGTGATTCCAATCGAGTATGTCAATGAAGCTCTTGAGAGGCTCGTAAATAGAGACATCAAATACCGGTTTGTAATAGATATTGAGAACTccctaaaagaaaattaagttgCTTGCAAAACCAGACATGATTGGAGTTTATCATGTTAAAAAGGTAATGATGCTTACTGGTCATATTTACTTCCATAGACATGGTTCCAATGGAGCATTCggtttaaataaaatgttgaatTTTCTTTAACTGTTTTGTGTAACTGATATGATATGATTGTTAGAAGATTTTTGGTCATGGAAATTAATAttgtgttattttaattttaatagtcTGTGCTCAGAAATTGTAAAGAGTGTTTTTCTTAATACTAATTGATCTGTATAATAAGATTATTGCCTCATTGTTCCGACCTCAAGCTACTAATCTACCAAAATAACATTGTTAGGGCGCTTTGGAGTAAAGCGGACTTCGATAATCCTGATATAGTGTGTCCTGAAAAGATACATATAAACTGTCATTAACTTCTATTCTAAATCATTGTAGAACTATTTTCAACGTAAAACTATATTCAAAATTGCGttccattattattttttaccaCGACCTCAATTATTTCACAATCCTCATCCAGTAGCCACAAATTTAAAATCTCCACATATAATATcgatcaaaatatttttcttggaaGCGAACACcattaattttcatatatttattgttCATTTTGAATGAGTTACATGTTTGCtcctaataaattattttaaatttttcatatatttttttcgaTCAATTTAAAACACTAATTAATCAATCAATATGGTTGATATTATTAAGTTTGGTCATGGGAATAAAACAAAATCGATTTTGCTAGACTCTGCACAttgtaataacttaattgtcaaCTCATCTTTCCTCACACTTTTGTTCAAATGCATGATGAAAATGCTAACATGTGTTCACCCAAATTTCATCTCCTACACACCGTGAGTTTTTGGTGTTGGTACTTTGCAAGATATCACCTGCAGCTTTAATCGTTTTTTATTACCGACTGGGGCAACAATTGTACAGAAATTACAAGCTCCATTAAACATTTTAACCAATGAAATCAATGTCTCATTCTCTGACGCTATGATACGGTATCCAGATGTCCTTTTTCTTGTGCCTGGGTAATATACAAGATTGGCTCGTGGTACACTTGACCCTTTACTATTATTTGGGAGGATGATGAAATATTTAACAAATCTGGCTTCAATGCTTCAAGGTCTGTAATTTGGCCTGTTCAGGCTAGATCAAACTCTACTAAAAAAACAGGATTTCAAGATCTCACTACAACAGCAATAGCTTTAACGGAAAGAGCTAGTTTAAGCTTGATTCCGATCAATAAAAAATTCCTTTTCTGCTGCTAAATCTAACCATTTGTTGACATTTTGCATTATGAAAAGAAACAGGAAAAGAATGCATAGAAATAAAAGCCGGGAATTCAGTAACAGCAATCTCAGGTGCAAAATCACAACCGTGTCACAGAGCGGAGCTGGCCATTCAGTCCCATAACCTGAACACCCTCCCCCCAACTTACAATTACATAAAACGATACGAGTTCACAATAATCAAATCACCTGTCAACCATGTCACTAGAAGATAAGCGTATGTCAAAATAAACACCCTTTTGAAGAATGACAAAACACAATTTATAACTAACATATaactaaatgaaaattaatttttaaaaattgaacagAAGAGGACAGCTAAATCCCAATAAAATTGATGACAAAATACATGAAGCTTGGTAACTTCTAACTTAGAAGAAGAAACACATGAAGCTTCATTTGATTAATAATGATTAATACAAATCAAGTCTCAaaatttccaacaaaaaaag
Protein-coding sequences here:
- the LOC108341876 gene encoding probable cinnamyl alcohol dehydrogenase 1, translating into MGHLFYIFIPSDPHIRGSLTQHTTEKMSSKGVDEQCLGWAARDASGVLSPYKFSRRNLGNEDVHIKITHCGVCYADVIWTRNKHGDSKYPVVPGHEIAGIVTKVGPNVHRFNVGDHVGVGTYVNSCRDCEYCNEKQEVLCTKGSVFTFNGVDFDGTITKGGYSSYIVVHERYCFTIPKGYPLASAAPLLCAGVTVYSPMVRHKMNQPGKSLGVIGLGGLGHMAVKFGKAFGLSVTVFSTSLSKKEEALTLLGADKFVVSSNQEEMKALAKSLDFIIDTASGDHPFDPYMSLLKPYGVFVLVGFPSEIKFSPASLNIGSKTFAGSVTGGTKDTQEMIDFCAANDIHPRIEVIPIEYVNEALERLVNRDIKYRFVIDIENSLKEN